One genomic window of Bos taurus isolate L1 Dominette 01449 registration number 42190680 breed Hereford chromosome Y, ARS-UCD2.0, whole genome shotgun sequence includes the following:
- the LOC132344676 gene encoding heat shock transcription factor, Y-linked-like → MAHIPSEIQDGPPKDESTDSETSIRSLYDYTLTRDSVLRSMIEEYAFQALSEDLVIKRPCYKYSVSETDEMTNFLSLTFPQKLWNIVESDQFESIWWDERGTCIVIDEELFKKEVLERKAPFRIFETKSMKSLIRQLNLYGFSKKRQTFQRSASLPVFLEEENNISLLSKLQTYYNPNFKRGHPQLLLRVQRRVGINNVSQISSLVQDNKKHVKASVNEDDRNSEFIPEISRESAFSASTSLPVPFIQKPHTIQIVTNTNALSPCDLPNHPSPISVRQTEQILVNQPAVLKKLSIFNWHSHSSYTQVNGPIEDFATTTTSTSQNHIVSPLQSTYSGLMVEPSKFPV, encoded by the exons atggcacatataccttcagaaattcaagatgggcctcctaaggatgaatcaactgattcagaaacctccattagatctttgtatgattatacacttactagggactcagttttgagatctatgattgaagaatatgcttttcaggctttgtctgaggatcttgtgataaaaaggccatgctacaaatattctgtatctgaaacagatgagatgactaattttctttcactcacctttccacaaaaactttggaatatagttgaaagtgatcagtttgaatctatttggtgggatgagagaggcacatgtatagtgatcgacgaagaactctttaagaaagaagtcttggaaagaaaggcacctttcagaatatttgaaaccaagagtatgaagagtttaattcgacagcttaacctttatggatttagtaaaaagcgacaaacttttcaaagatctgcttcactacctgtctttctggaagaagaaaacaacatctctcttttgagtaag ttacagacctactataatccaaatttcaaaagaggtcatcctcaacttttattaagagtgcaaagaagagttgggattaataatgtgtctcaaatatcttcattagtgcaagataacaagaagcatgttaaagcaagtgtcaacgaagatgatcgtaactctgaatttattccagaaattagtagagagagcgcattttcagcctccacaagtttacctgtgcctttcatacaaaagcctcataccatccagattgtcactaatacaaatgccctatctccatgtgacttacctaaccacccatcaccaatatcggttagacaaacagaacagattttggtaaatcaacctgctgttttaaaaaagttgagcatttttaattggcattcacatagcagctacactcaagtaaatggccccattgaggactttgctactacaactacatctacttctcagaaccacattgtatccccattacagagcacttattctggactgatggtggagccttctaaatttccagtc